The nucleotide window CTGCGCTGTGTAAATCACAACTTTCAAATGTttactgacagggttatttactaaatcttGAATTCAAATTTAACGTAGCCAAGTTTAAATAATACTTGTCTTAGCAAATTTTCTCCAGATTGGCcattttgaaatgcactttgaatttccCCTTAAGTGAATATCTCTGATTATTTCAGAGCTATATCATAGCATAtaagggtgtgtgtttttttttacattttattctcaATGGTTTATAATTTTTAAAGTAATGTTTTACATATGCCAGGCTGCCTTGTTAATTAATTTAACCGTCTGTAGTGGAGTATATACAGGTACGGCGCAAGCGTAACAATtatactgttaatagctcccaattgATTCCTCACCTGAAACTgacattaaaaaaacacactcagTCTCCAGTGAAtattattctaccaatctactgtTATactcctacccttaccttttgtgtcactttaccccactccctctagcatgtaagctcattgagcaaggcccccaacccctctgttcctgtgtgtccaacttgtctggttagaaTTACATGCTTgttattccacccattgtacagcgctgcagaatttgttggcactatatcaatagtaataataataataatgtgtggcaCTATTGAAGGAATCAATAAGCACAAATAAATCTGTATGGCATTTCTATGCATATCcggggtacccaaaaggtagatccccataggTTGTAGAAGTACAAAATGATGCTTTGCATGgctttagaatgcctttacaaTGACACCttttgggatctaccttttggggacTTCTGCTGTAGATGTCTTGAGTGTGCATGAACCTGCCCTGGCATCAAGGGGGCAATGATGATGCCCGTATCATAGAAAGTGTTTTCCTAGGTAAATTAAATTGAATAACCATATGCCTGTGGTgaccaatttagtaaaaacacaGCCTGTTTTAATGCAAGTTAGTGATCACAGATTGTCTTATGGCCATGTATGTGAAAAACGTTCCTACAGAAAGCCCATCACTCTTGGACATGTGGGATTGTGTCTTCATTTTTAAATGTTGCTTAACTAAGCACATGCTCTCTCACTGCAATATTGTGTTCAGTTATCAACCAATAGAAACTTCCACAGCTCACCCCTCAAGTTTTCAAAAACTCAAGGAACCATTCTTTTAAATTACAGGcataataattaaaattatacatatattacaatGTTCAGTATGTTATAATAATATACGAATCATAAAATGAATTTGTTCATCCTGTTTATATATTTGCTgattcctgtaagtttatttttgtattgttacaaaaaaagaaagttgTATTCCAAACTGATGATATAAGTAATCAGACACTATTTGCACTGCTAGTAATTAGAAGAATCTTTTTAGCTATGAACTAACTATCTCTGAGTTAAAGATTCACAATTTGTTTGACTATATTCGATCTATTAATTGATACAGGGATTTTGATTTTGAAATGTATCAAATTATTTGAAAaccatatgtaaaatatatacaaacattcaTACATGTATGAAGTGTGTCTTACATCCAATCATGAAACAGTGTTACAATAAAAAAGTATCTAAATGATGCATCtgacagctactgcagaacctcTTTGATATCAGATTGACCAGTCAGTGATTTACTTAATGAAACTGTCTCCAGCAATAAATTATGCAACAATAAGGGACGCTGGTTAGTTGTGTTTGTCAAGAGGTTCGGCAGCAGCTAAAGGTCCGAACTCCCACTTTGTACCCTACTCTTACCCACACATGTCCACAAACAGACACCCCCCACTAGATGGAAAAAAAGAGGTCAGTCAGCACTTTAAAGGAGTGAAATCAGCCTACCAGCAGAGGAGACCAGCAGGTAAACAGAACACACATTATTCCCAGGAGTTGAATGAGGGTCTCTGTGGTTATCCTCCCCCACTGCTTGCTGGTCTTAGAGGCAACGTTGCGATTCTTGCACCTGATCACCAGAGCCCTTATAGTGGCCAAATTACAGGTGAAAGTGACACTTAAGGACAGGAGCCCCAATGAAGCAAATGAGGAGGCGAAGAATACATTTCCAGGGGAGGAATGGTTCGTGCTGATGAAGCACCAGGTCCCAGGCCACTGCAGAGTATACTGTCCCATCCCAAGTATGGGCAACAAGGCAAAGAGGAACCCCCCACCCCAGATACAAAGTAACACCAGCCTGGTGACTCGAGTCTTCATGTTGTTGGAATACCAGTGGGGGCTCTGGATGGCCAGGGTCCTCTCAATGGCCATGGCACTGGCAATGAAGAGGGGGCACAGTCCAAACATGGTCATGGCGAGTCCAAAGAAGGCACACAGGTGTCCAGAGGGGTCCACCCTAGCCCACTGCCTGTTGGACAGGTAGACCGAGATCACGATGGGGCTGGTGAGAAGCTGTCCGACGAAGTCAGTGAGGGCCAGGGATCCGATGCACAGGAGGAAGGAGTGTTTCCTTTTACTGCCCTTCTTGCCATAGGAGGTGTAGATGAGGAGCATGGCCagggcattgcccagcaggccgGTGATCATCATGGACAGGGGGTAAGCCACGGACACAGAGCCACGCTCCTCTCCCCCGGTCAGGTTCCCCCTGCCCCTCTCCTTCACCACGTTGGACATGTTGGGGTCCCACATGCTGGTGGTGGGGTTCAGGGTAAGGTGGGTGCATGGTGGGGTAGGTGACCCTGAGTTTGAGCAGCGCTGCCTCCACTCATGGCTGTGACTGAGTGTGGAGTGAGGACACCTGCAGCACTCAGAGCACTTTATAAAGGACTGGGCGGCTCTCACTGCacgtcagagagagagagagagagagagagagagagagagagagagagagagagagagagagagagagagagagagagagagagagagagagagagagagagattgttacagtgagagagagaaagatagaGACTGTTACAGTGAGAGATATAGatactgtgtgagagagactgttaCAATGTGAGAGAGATTGTtacagtgagagagagaaagagaaagagagagactgttacagtgagagatagagagactgttacagtgagagagagagagactgtgtgagagagactgttacagtgtgtgagagagaaaaaaaagagagagacagtGAGTGAAACTGACAGAGTGAGAGACACAGTGATAGAtttagacagacagactgacagagagATAGAGAATAACACAGTGGGTGGCACAGCTAATTTATTTAGTAATAATGGGGACAGCAATGAGTGTGGCTATTAGAGGCAGAGTCTGGCACAGGTATTATATTGATACAGAGAGGGACAAGCAAAGAGACAGATTGTTAAATGAGAGTTGAGAGAGAGAGGTTGGTACACCAtgggacacacacagacaggaggCAAGCAAAACTGGTCCATACATTAATGAGAAATTTACAGGGAGAAGTTTACATTAATGACATTAATGAGAAATTTACTGCACGTCAgctcgagagagagagagagagagagagagagaggggggagaaacacaGAGAAACAGACGAGTAAAGAAGTTGTTTGAGAGAAGTAAGAAAGGGAAAGAGAGATATCACATACAAGTGATGCAgggagagagactgagagtgAGGCAGGGAAAGAGTCACAAacagaaagggagagacagtgaGATAGAGCGACTGCCAATTAGGGACAGCGAATGAATGTCAGTGAGATATAGATACCATGAGAcagtgagtgaatgtcagtgagatATAGATACCATGAGAcagtgagtgaatgtcagtgagatATAGATACCATGAGAcagtgagtgaatgtcagtgagatATAGATACCATGAGAcagtgagtgaatgtcagtgagatTCAGGCTGTGGGGAAGACTTTTCAAAGTGTCATCAacacttttctgttgaaaaaaattttttgatgAAAATTTGACAAATCCATGttgcaatttattaaataaatcagatttttttCCATCTTTTCTTTTTTGAGCACtagctgtaatttttgaaaaaaatggtgGAATTTAACTGCCACTatccagaacactttgataaattccccccccctccccacctccccccccccccccccccccagtgagtCAATGACTGAGATCCAGTTAAAGACAGTGAATGAATGGCAGTGATATATTGTGACAGTGAATGACCAAGGTGAGCTGATACACTGACTCAGAGAAGTGAGATATCACACAGTGCGGGTCTATTATGGATTTCCTCAATAGCAGTTAGTATCACCCTAGTGGCTCTCACACTTTCCAAATAACTGAAATAGTTGTTTTACAAATCTGTTGCCTctacaattaaagaaacacttcaaacaccacaaccactacatcctgctgtagtagttatggtacaagCTGTCAGCATCAACTGAGCATTCTCAGTTAATAAGTGTGGCTTAGCATCGCGCTATTTAGCTTTGTGGAGTAAACTGGAATCTCCTAAATGAGACAACTAGAAGTAGGTGCCGGGCCACAGGTGGGACCCGGGGAAATATTTAAATAGTAAAGTGGTATATCTTCTTACTGTGGAAAGGCGCCAGGGCACTCCTgctaccataacaactacagtagaccggtgtgtgtatggtggctgTAGTGTTAAACTGCATATTAAAAGCATATAGTGACACTCTAATCACACAGCTTATTGTAGCTCATAGTCCAAGAGGTATATGGGCCAGTCTTACTAGTATATGTCAAATTCATTTTCAGGCGTTTGACAAAAAGCAGGTGATTCAAAGCACCAAAAGCCTGCCCTATTTACCTTTGTCATCATAAACAGACATTCCATTTCCTCATTATCGGTAGCAGTATTCTGTGCGAGCATATAGTGACGCGACATGCAATGACATGAGCAAGATGTGAAAAGTGACAGAACCCTTTTCTTTATTGCCAAATGTCCACTGTCCAAATAttcataacaatataaaaaaaaaattacattcttcATGATGATATTGCAGTCAGAAGGGGTTAGATAAAAGggacctgttttttttgttttgtttttttttcaaaatgcttAAAAAAATCAGTCAAACTGCACTAATAGACTCCTTACATGAAAccactaaaataaaatgaatttccatttaaagaagaaaaacagaGGAGCATATCGCGCATGGCCCACGAGGATTTAAAGGATAGTGGAAGGAGTGCAACCTCTTCTTCCAACTCAGTGTTTGGAATCCTGTCCTCAGCAATCATTCGAGCCATTGCAGTGATTCACAATGAATATTCCCAATTAAGGCAGTTTAGTTCCCCTGTAAAGTCTTTGATGGTGCCTTTGTCACTTTGACAGCGGTAGCACCGCCGCCACTTTTCTGTCAagcatagaaaaaataaaataaatataaacaaagtagcCCCTAGTTTGTATTATGCTATCTTTGACTGAGTTGGCATTTCAGTAAAATCAAAACACAGTAAGTGTGAATATTTACTAAATtctgatgtatttatttattttttattataatgatGCCCTAGCTGTGCAGGCCGCAACTCTGCAATATCTTCGGATCCCTAACGTTTCAAGCCAGCATTCCACTCCTCCTTTTGATTTCTCACCTTTGTCTCTGTCTATTTTGCATTATGCATAAACACAGGAATATTCTGTGAAGTGTTAATTGCCAATAGTCAAACTGAAAGAAAAGCTCATctatttttgcataaaatattAGATTCCATTTTTAACACACGCCGTGTGTATTCAGGAGGTAATTAAAATGCTGGTACATATCTTGTAATCAGGGAAAAGTTAAATTAAACACAAGCTACCGGTGACACAGGCAGGTAGTTGATTAAAATGGATGGAAACAAACTGCATGCCATGGGTATCAAACAATGCTTTCATTGATGTTCTAGAACAGGCTCCCCatactccggccctccagatgttgctgaactataatCCCCATGATTCTCGGCCTatctattttattcatagaatcatgggagttgtagctcaacaacatctggagggccggagtttggggaagcctgttctaGAACTATAGCTGTCGCAAGACTTATACAAGTCATAAGTGTTAGATAATGGCAATTCTATTCCAACTACTGCAGTAtgtagaccagtggtagtcaacctttttttacctaccgcccactaatgcacctttttggttgaaaaaatttccttaccgcccaccagttttcgcgcaaatgcagaatatttttaagaaaggagggtgttttttttttttaaaaaaaatgtacgtacatttatctttttatttctacttaatgcaggtttataaggtttttaactttataaagtttactgagaaaacaataaagtaaattaaaattacctttactagtgattaatgagatccttgaggttgatgctgcgagactaaatatttgatatctggttcgattttcgtaaggaacaaacgaaggtctctttcagtgatattcagacgacttctctgtttgcgcataatatgatttctcatttgtgcatcagctcatctcctctccctcctcaattcccctccccacctttttttccccttttttctattttttaaccgtccttatagcaatgcccagtaggaagtctgagctaggtagcccacttactatagtccactataacagacaggcacacatacaagacacacatacaagacacacatacgacacacacacaaagacacacacacaaagacacacacacaaagacacatacagacacacatacgacacacacaaagacacagacaggcacacatacacgacacatacatacaaacagacacaaacagacacataagacatacatagacacacacaagacacacatacaatgacacatacatacaaagacaagacacacatacagacacagacagacatacaagacacacacacacacgacccacatacagacacagacaggcacacatacacacctacagacacacaaagacacagacaggcacacatacacacacacacacaagacacatacatacaaacagacaggcacacatacatgcagacacacatataagacatacatagacacacacacatgcagacacacaagacacacatacaatgacacatacatacaaagacaagacacacatacatacagacagacacacacacacacaagacatacatacaaagacacatacagacagacacacacacacacacacaagacatacctacaaagacacacacacacacacacacacaaacaaacaaacacacacacacattatatttaagtcaccctcctgtttcctacctttaaggtgcaggagggtgacttttcctggggtccagtggtggctcaggtggatgggagtcagagttcccactctgactccctctgcttcctcctgcgcggctctcaattttagctgggaggagtgaccggggaatcacttcctcccagctctgatgtcatcacagggggcccggtcgcgctgttaaagcgcccagcgctgactgggcccccttacaatccgcatccatcgggtggtcctgacagcatgggccacccgatggacaatttggaaggcggccccggcggtttgtccctaccgcccacctggaatcctgaaacgcccactagggaccaggttgacgacccatgatgtAGACAGTAGTTttgatgtgtttttttatttttcaatttacaaACTTTATTGAAGTATTGTAAATTACAAAAAATTGCAACCATGTTTCTCTaacggggttattcactaagtgagaattcaaaacgAATTTAACTTTCAATGCAAGAATAGCCAAAtcggaaacattctctaagcctTCTATACttctagttcagctactttggtcttagatttgaaattcaccttgaatcctctcattagtaaataaccctgtaagtaagagagtgtgtgtgtaaacaaGGAGACAGTAGATTAGAAAGCTCTGGGACAACAATCTTAGAAAGCATGAGACGTCTCAGAGAagggaaacagcgccacctactgctaGCTCCATTCAATAACCAAATCTAAGAAACCATGTATCGGACTAGTAAATATCGCTGCAAATTTACCATTCTACTTCATGTGAATGCAAAGTCGTATGATGTTTAGCTGACCTTTTGGcatcactgaaaaaaaaatagtttataaaCTTTCGAATGCATAAGGAGACCTTTCATTGAACACATGAGTGTGATATAATtgcatcttttttttaattatgaaatTACTTTTACTATCTTTGCCGGTTAAATAAAGCTTCAATAGATGGTGTATGAAAAGCGATTGAAGCATCACGGATATTCATAACCAGTAAAACTAGAGTTTGTTGCCACTTTAAAAGAGTCCCCTTTAAATAAGACTGGATATTGGTGTGATAAACtgcagaaaggaaagcaacaTGCTAAAACGTGTTTCAAAGACTACCAATATATTTTGTTAGATCAACATTAGAAGAAAAATGGGTAGTCAGGAGTGTCCAGAATGTCTGATCTGATATGAAATCCTAAGTGAAGGTTTGAATTTACaatagaggcattagcatacactaaacaatatgatataataggcataactgaaacatggtgggatgagacacatgactgggcagttaacttaaatgggtacacattatttaggaaggataggaaaaacaagaagggtggtggggtatgtttgtatgtcaaccatgatttaaagccaaatcttaagcaaattgaatgcgatgaggaaaatgtggaagctttatgggtaaatatctgcttgggggaaaagaagggaaaccaactattggttgggatatgttataaaccacctaatgttaatattgacgaggaacaacagctgtttgagcaaattgagaaagctgcaaatcttggtaacactttaattattggagattttaattacccagacataaattgggacatagggactagtagctcagcaaagggaattaggtttttaaacttgttaaatgacaacttcatgtcacaacttgtacaagcaccaactagaatggacgcttgtctggacctggttttaacaaacaacgttgatcttttgaccaacattcaagtaggtgagcacttgggaaatagtgatcacaatatagtgtcctttgaaataaactcaaaaaaacaaaagcacatggggtatactaaaacatataattttaaaaaggccaatttcaataagataagggaagctttacaatatattgactggcataaactctttagtgaaaagaacactgaggataaatggatcatcttccaacaaatattagaaaggtacatttctcagtatgtaccattgggaaataagtataaaagaaacaaattaaaaccaatgtggcttagtagagaagtaaaacaagagattaaaaataagaaaagggcatttaaagcatttaaatcagacaaatcagatgcatcttataaaagatataagaaagcaaataatgcgtgcaaaaaggcaattaaacttgctaaacttcaaaatgaaaaaatgatagctaaagagagcaaaaccaaccccaaagcattttttaagtacataaattccaaaaaacccaaaaatgaaagtataggtacacttaaaactgaaacgggggtgttggttaatgaagaccaagaaaaggcaggaattataaataactatttctcctccgtatatattaaagaagaacccatggcaatagatgtgcaaatgattgctactaaaaacttgcagaataattgtaattggttaactcaagacaatgtgctgcagcaactaaagaaagttaatataaacaaagctccagggcctgacggtatccatccacgtgtacttaaggaactaagtgtagaaataagtgaacctctgtttttaatctttcaagattcttttctttcaggaagtgttccggaggattggaggaaggcagatgtggttcctatattcaaaaagggttcaaaatccttgcctggaaattatagacctgtgagcttaacttctgtggctggtaaaatatttgaaaggttattaagggataatattcaagaattccttgagaagaatatggttatcagcaaaaatcagcacggttttatgaagcacaggtcgtgtcaaactaacttgattgctttctacgaagaagtaagtagaagtatagatcagggtgttgcagtggatgtgatctatttggattttgccaaggcatttgatacagttccacacaaaagattagtgttcaaactcaaggaaatcggtctcgatgaaaatgcttgttcttgggtagaacattggcttaaaaacagaatacaaagagttgttgttaatggtaaattttcaagctggacagaggtggcaagtggtgtccctcaggggtctgttctgggaccccttctatttaacatttttataaatgatcttgaagacagcattgaaagtcatgtttcagtgtttgcagatgacacaaaactttgtaaaataatacaatgtgagcaagatattactttgctgcagaaggatttagatagactgggggactgggcactcaaatggcagatgaaatttaatgttgaaaaatgcaaagttatgcacttcggcgtaaagaatacacaagcaacgtatacccttaatggaagcgaattagggataacaacacacgaaaaggacttgggaattgttatagacaacaaactatgcaacaatgtgcaatgtcaatcagcagtggccaaggccagtaaggtattgtcatgcatgaaaaagggcattcattctcgggacgagaatatcattttgcctctctataaatcactggtaagaccacatattgaatatgctgtgcaattttgggcacctgttctaaagaaggatatcatggcactagaaaaagtgcagaggcgggctacaaaattaataaaaggaatggaacatatcagctatgaagaaaggttaacaaatttaaacctatttagtttagaaaaacgtcgcctgagaggggatatgataacattatacaaatatattcggggccaatacaaaccattgtgtggaaatctattcacaaaccggactttacataggacacgaggccatgcgtttagactggaagaaagaagatttcgtctaaggcaaaggaaaggtttttttactgtaagaacaatcaggatgtggaattctctgcctgaagaagtggttttatcagagtccatacagatgttcaaacagctactagatgcatacttgcaaagacagaatattcaaggatataatctttcaatgtagggtaataactgcttgattcaaggataaatctgactgccattctggggtcaagaaggaattttttgtcctagcttgttgcaaaattgtgcttcaaactgggttttttttttttttttttttttcttttcttttggatcaacagcaaaaaacaggtgtgaggaaggctgaacttgatggacgcaagtctcttttcagctatctaactatgtaatattaatacatatacagTATACATAGATGATAGACTGACCACACTTGGCTAATTTCAAAAGGTTgaccaaaaaaagaaaagtaccCACTTATTGGAATTGTCTTAGAGATGGCAAGTATATTGCATGCCATTGATACATgtacattattatttcttattatagtTGTTTTTGGCACTGGGTCCATTTTAAAGGCGGAATTACCATTTTGCAGGCTTTtaaatattatacattattacatatacatatattctatTACTTTGTCCTGAAGAAGGTCCCACACattttgttgttaatgcaactcatcagcatgacgttggttactggcttgctatgaaggcttggcgttacttgtaaagtacataccaaccAAGTTGTGGTGGGGGAAAAAGAGTTTATGAAAAACCCTTCCACATGAAgcaagtggatagttaatacattgctaaacacaaatacacacaccagtcaagccataagactttacagaaatctcactttaacagtgctctcactactgcaatcaattctgggtaggcgtatgcaaatgagctaatCAGAGAGAAAATTAACACCAGATGAAGAACAAACCCTCAGCAAACGCCTTTCTTTTGTCCCGACCTCTAAACC belongs to Pelobates fuscus isolate aPelFus1 chromosome 7, aPelFus1.pri, whole genome shotgun sequence and includes:
- the PTGER3 gene encoding prostaglandin E2 receptor EP3 subtype, giving the protein MWDPNMSNVVKERGRGNLTGGEERGSVSVAYPLSMMITGLLGNALAMLLIYTSYGKKGSKRKHSFLLCIGSLALTDFVGQLLTSPIVISVYLSNRQWARVDPSGHLCAFFGLAMTMFGLCPLFIASAMAIERTLAIQSPHWYSNNMKTRVTRLVLLCIWGGGFLFALLPILGMGQYTLQWPGTWCFISTNHSSPGNVFFASSFASLGLLSLSVTFTCNLATIRALVIRCKNRNVASKTSKQWGRITTETLIQLLGIMCVLFTCWSPLLVIMLKMISNHTSIERCGMSVQGSETQKDCSFFLTAIRLASLNQILDPWVYLLLRQILLRKVRQVASAVSNCSNDRMKETPMILTTEVKPDG